In Zalophus californianus isolate mZalCal1 chromosome 17, mZalCal1.pri.v2, whole genome shotgun sequence, one DNA window encodes the following:
- the USF2 gene encoding upstream stimulatory factor 2 has product MDMLDPGLDPAASATAAAAASHDKGPEAEEGVELQEGGDGPGAEEQTAVAIASVQQAAFGDHNIQYQFRTENNGGQVTYRVVQVTDGQLDGQGDAAGAVSVVSTAAFAGGQQAVTQVGVDGAAQRPGPTAASVPPGPAAPFPLAVIQNPFSNGGSPAAEAVSGEARFAYFPASSVGDTTAVSVQTTDQSLQAGGQFYVMMTPQDVLQTGTQRTIAPRTHPYSPKIDGTRTPRDERRRAQHNEVERRRRDKINNWIVQLSKIIPDCNADNSKTGASKGGILSKACDYIRELRQTNQRMQETFKEAERLQMDNELLRQQIEELKNENAVLRAQLQQHNLEMVGESARQ; this is encoded by the exons atggaCATGCTGGACCCGGGTCTGGATCCCGCTGCCTCGGCCACCGCTGCTGCCGCTGCCAG TCACGACAAGGGACCCGAGGCAGAGGAGGGCGTCGAGCTGCAGGAAG GCGGGGACGGCCCTGGGGCGGAGGAGCAGACGGCGGTGGCCATCGCCAGCGTCCAGCAGGCGGCGTTTGGCGACCACAACATCCAGTACCAGTTCCGCACAGAGAATAATGGAGGACAG GTGACGTACCGCGTAGTCCAGGTGACTGATGGTCAGCTGGATGGCCAGGGCGACGCGGCTGGCGCCGTCAGCGTTGTGTCTACGGCCGCTTTCGCGGGGGGGCAGCAGGCTGTGACCCAGGTGGGTGTGGACGGGGCAGCCCAGCGTCCTGGCCCCACTGCTGCCTCTGTGCCCCCAGGTCCCGCAGCGCCCTTCCCACTG GCCGTAATCCAAAATCCCTTCAGCAATGGCGGCAGCCCGGCAGCTGAGGCTGTCAGTGGGGAGGCACGGTTTGCCTATTTCCCAGCATCCAGTGTGGGAGATACCACGGCCGTGTCCGTACAGACCACAGACCAGAGCTTGCAGGCCGGAG GCCAGTTCTATGTCATGATGACACCACAAGATGTGCTTCAGACAGGAACACAGAGGACGATTGCACCCCGGACGCACCCCTACTCCCC GAAAATTGACGGAACCAGAACACCACGGGATGAAAGAAGGAGGGCCCAACACAATGAAG TGGAGAGGAGGCGGAGGGACAAGATCAACAACTGGATCGTCCAGCTTTCAAAAATCATTCCAGATTGTAACGCAGACAACAGCAAGACGGGAGCG agtaaAGGAGGGATCCTGTCAAAGGCCTGTGACTACATCCGGGAGCTGCGCCAGACCAACCAGCGCATGCAGGAGACCTTCAAGGAGGCCGAGCGGCTGCAGATGGACAACGAGCTGCTGAGGCAGCAG ATCGAGGAGCTGAAGAACGAGAACGCCGTGCTTCGCGCCCAGCTGCAGCAGCACAACCTGGAGATGGTGGGCGAGAGCGCGCGGCAGTGA
- the LOC113935660 gene encoding hepcidin, which produces MAVSTRIQAAGLLSLLLAGLASGWVLPHQTGQLAALQAQDAAGAEAGLMPTLPRLRRRDAHFPICLFCCGCCDKSRCGICCKT; this is translated from the exons ATGGCAGTGAGCACGCGGATCCAGGCTGCAGGcctcctgtccctcctcctggccGGCCTGGCCAGTGGCTGGGTTCTTCCGCACCAG ACAGGACAGCTCGCAGCCCTGCAAGCCCAGGACGCAGCTGGAGCCGAGGCTGGCTTGATG cCCACGCTCCCGAGGCTGAGGAGGCGAGACGCCCACTTCCCCATCTGCCTGTTCTGCTGTGGCTGCTGTGATAAATCAAGGTGTGGGATATGCTGCAAGACCTAG